A segment of the Streptomyces sp. L2 genome:
CCTGGCCGTACTGTGGCTGTTCGTGATCGTGGCCGTGCAGGTCATCCGCAGCGACCTGTTCGGTACGCGCGTCACCCAGCGCGGCGCCCGCAGGGAAGCGCAGCGGCCCCAGGCGGCCGCCCGGCAGGCCGCCGCGCCGCCGCAACAGCGCGGCCAGCAGGGCGGCGCCGGCCGCCAGCGCCGCAATGCCCCCAGCAAGCTGGTCGTCACCGAGGGGACCCTGACCGGCACCACCGTCGCGCTGCAGGGCCAGACCATCACCCTGGGCCGGGCGCACGACTCGACGATCGTGCTGGACGACGACTACGCCTCCAGCCGCCATGCCAGGATCTACCCGGACCAGGGCGGCCAGTGGATCGTCGAGGACCTCGGCTCCACCAACGGCACCTATCTGGACCGGTCCCGGCTGACGACCCCCACACCTATCCCGCTGGGCGCGCCGATCCGCATCGGCAAGACCGTCATCGAGCTGCGGAAGTAGTGCTACATCATGAGTGAGCGCGAGCGGAGCGAGCACGCGGCGGAGGACCGCACCACGGTCCCCGGCGCGCTCCCGACCGGAGGGTGGGCAGTGTGGCTCGACACGACCGGCTGCAGGAGCCGACGGGCGAGGTGCGCATGAGTCTGTCACTGCGCTTCGCCGCCGGATCGCACAAAGGCATGATCCGGGAGGGCAACGAGGACTCCGGTTACGCCGGCCCGCGCCTGCTCGCCATCGCCGACGGCATGGGCGGCCAGGCCGCGGGCGAGGTCGCCTCCTCCGAGGTGATCTCCACCCTGGTCACGCTCGACGACGACGTGCCCGGCTCCGACATCCTCACCTCGCTCGGCGCCGCCGTGCAGCGCGCCAACGACCAGCTGCGCTCCATGGTCGAGGAGGACCCCCAGCTGGAGGGCATGGGCACCACCCTGACCGCCCTGCTGTGGACCGGCCAGCGGCTCGGCCTCGTGCACGTCGGCGACTCCCGCGCCTACCTGCTGCGCGACGGCGTCCTCACCCAGATCACCCAGGACCACACCTGGGTGCAGCGGCTCGTCGACGAGGGCCGCATCACCGAGGAAGAGGCCACCACCCACCCGCAGCGCTCGCTGCTGATGCGCGCTCTCGGCAGCGGCGAGCACGTCGAGCCCGACCTGTCGATCCGCGAGGTCCGGGCCGGCGACCGCTACCTGATCTGCTCCGACGGCCTGTCCGGCGTCGTCTCCCACCAGACGATGGAGGAGACCCTCGCCAGCTACCAGGGCCCGCAGGAGACCGTGCAGGAGCTGATCCAGCTCGCGCTGCGCGGCGGCGGCCCCGACAACATCACCGTCATCATCGCCGACGTCCTCGACCTGGACACCGGCGACACCCTCGCCGGACAGCTGTCCGACACCCCGGTCGTGGTCGGCGCCGTCGCCGAGAACCAGCACCATCTGCACGACAACGGCATCATGCAGACCCCGGCCGGCCGCGCCTCCCACCTGGGCCGGCAGGCCCACGGCGGCGGGGAGTTCGGCCCGCCCGGCTCCGGCGACACCACCGGCTTCGTGCCCACCGGCGGCTTCGGCGACTACGGCGACGCGGACTTCACCAAGTCCCACCGCAAGAACCGCAAGTGGCTCAAGAGATCCCTCTACACCGCGCTCGCGCTGGCCGTCATCGCCGGCGGCCTGTACGGCGGCTACCGCTGGACGCAGACGCAGTACTACGTCGGCGCCAACGACCAGCACGTCGCCCTGTACCGCGGCATCAGCCAGGACCTGGCCTGGGTGTCGCTGTCCAGCGTGGAGAAGGACCACCCCGAGATCGAACTCAAGTACCTGCCGCCGTACCAGCAGAAGCAGGTCAGGAACACGATCGCGGCCGGTGACCTCGGACAGGCCCGCGCCAAGGTCGAGGCGCTCGCCGTGCAGGCTTCCGCGTGCCGGAAGCAGGCCGAACGGGACGCGGCGGACAAGAGCCAGGGGAACGCCAAGAACGGCAAGGGCAAGGACGCCACGGGAACCACCCCGTCGACACTCACGTCCAAGGCGTCGACGAAGCCCTCGTCGGGCTCCAAGACGTCCCCGTCCACGTCCCCGACCCCCAGCGCGTCCGCCACCGCCAACCCCGGCCCGAGCCTCTCCGAGGATGAGCAGAAGGTCGTCGATCAGTGCGGCAAGCAATAAGCGAGCCGTGAGAGGCCCCCTCCAACCATGAGCAGTACACACAACACGCACGCGTCGACGCACCACACGTCCACGATCGGCGCCATCGGCGCGCCGAGCCGCCGCAACACCGAGCTGGCCCTGCTCGTCTTCGCCGTGGCCATCCCCGTGTTCGCCTACGCCAACGTGGGCCTCGCCATCGACGACAAGGTCCCCGCCGGACTGCTGAGCTACGGCCTCGGCCTCGGCCTGCTGGCCGGCGTCGCCCACCTCGTCGTACGGAAGTTCGCCCCGTACGCCGACCCGCTGCTGCTGCCCCTGGCCACCCTCCTCAACGGACTCGGCCTGGTCTGCATCTGGCGCCTGGACCAGTCCAAGCTGCTGCAGTCCATCAACGTGGCCGGCGGCAAGGCGACCAACCAGCTGATCTACACGGCGATGGGCATCGCCCTGTTCGTGGCCGTCCTGGTGTTCCTCAAGGACCACCGCGTGCTGCAGCGCTACACCTACATCTCCATGGTCTGCGCGCTCGTCCTGCTGCTGCTCCCGCTGGTCCCTGGCCTCGGCTTGCCCGTGTTCGGCGCCAAGATCTGGATCCACATCGGCAGCTTCAGCATCCAGCCCGGTGAATTCGCCAAGATCGTGCTCGCGATCTTCTTTTCCGGCTACCTGATGGTCAAGCGGGACGCGCTTGCCCTGGCCAGCCGCCGCGTCATGGGGCTGTACCTGCCCCGCGGGCGCGACCTCGGCCCGATCCTCGTCGTCTGGGCGATCTCGATCCTCATCCTGGTTTTCGAGACCGACCTCGGTACGTCTCTGCTGTTTTTCGGCATGTTCGTGATCATGCTGTACGTCGCTACCGAGCGGACCAGCTGGATCGTCTTCGGTCTGCTGATGTCCGCGGTCGGCGCCGTGGGTGTGGCCAGCTTCGAGTCGCACATCCAGACCCGTGTGCAGGCCTGGCTGGACCCGATGCGCGAGTACAAGCTCAGCCAGCAGGGAGTGGCAGGCCACACCGAGCAGCTCCAGCAGTCCCTGTGGGCGTTCGGCTCCGGCGGCACCCTCGGCACCGGCTGGGGCCAGGGCCACTCCGAGCTCATCAAGTTCGCCGCCAACTCCGACTTCATCCTCGCCACCTTCGGCGAGGAACTGGGCCTGGCCGGCATCATGGCGATCCTGCTCATCTACGGCCTGATCGTCGAACGCGGCGTGCGCACCGCCCTCGCCGCCCGCGACCCCTTCGGCAAGCTGCTCGCGGTCGGCCTGTCCGGCGCCTTCGCCCTCCAGGTGTTCGTCGTCGCAGGCGGTGTCATGGGCCTCATCCCGCTGACCGGTATGACCATGCCCTTCCTGGCCTACGGCGGTTCCTCCGTCATCGCCAACTGGGCGCTCATCGGCATCCTGATCCGCATCAGCGACACCGCCCGCCGCCCGGCGCCCGCGCCCGCCGCCAACCCCGACGCCGAGATGACCCAGGTGGTCCGACCGACATGAACAAGCCCCTGCGCCGGATCGCGATCTTCTGCGGCCTCCTCGTCCTGACCCTGCTGCTGCGCGACAACTGGCTCCAGTACGTCAAGGCCGACCAGCTCAAGGACGACCCCAGCAACCGCCGCGTCACCATCGCCCGCTACTCGACCCCGCGCGGCGACATCATCGTCGACGGCAATCCCATCACCGGGTCCACGGAGACCAGCAAGACCGGCCTGAACGACCTCAAGTACAAGCGCACCTACAAGAACGGGCCCATGTGGTCGCCCGTCACCGGGTACGCCTCCCAGGCCTTCGGCGCCACCCAGCTGGAGTCCATCGACGACGGCATCCTCACCGGCGACGACGACCGGCTGTTCTTCCGCAAGACCCTCGACATGATCACCGGCAAGCCGCAGCAGGGCGGCAACGTCGTCACCACGCTCAACGCGTCCGCGCAGAAGGCGGCGTACGACGGTCTGAAGAAGCAGGGCGGCAAGGGCGCCGTCGTCGCCCTCGACCCCGCCACCGGCAAGATCCTCGCCCTGGCCTCCTACCCGTCGTACGACCCCTCGTCCTTCGCGGGCAACAGCAACAAGGACGCGAAGGCCTGGAACAGCCTGCAGAAGAAGAACAACCCGGCCGACCCGATGCTCAACCGGGCGCTGCGCGAGACCTACCCGCCGGGCTCCACCTTCAAGATCGTCACGGCGGCCGCGGCGCTGGAAAACGGCAAGTACACCTCCGCCGACGAGAAGACCGACTCGCCGCTGCCCTGGACCATGCCGGGCACCCGCACCGAGCTGAAGAACGAGGGGAACATCCCCTGCAAGAACGCGACGATGCGGGTCGCGCTCCAGTACTCCTGCAACACCGTCTTCGGAAAGATCGGTTCCGACCTCGGCAACGAGAAGATGCTCGACGAGGCCAAGAAGTTCGGCTTCGACTCCGAGCAGTTCGTCCCGGTCCGCTCCAACGCCTCGGTGTTCTCCGACGACATGAACCCGTCGCAGACCGCGCTGTCCTCCATCGGCCAGTTCAACACCGCCGCGACCCCGCTGCAGATGGCCATGGTCGCCTCGGCCGTCGCCAACGACGGCAAGCTGATGAAGCCGTACATGGTCGACGAACTGCAGTCCTCCAACCTCGACCCGGTCGCCAAGACGCAGCCCGAGGAGATGAGCCGGCCGCTGTCGGCCCAGAACGCGCAGATCCTGCAGTCGATGATGGAGACCGTCGTCGAGAAGGGCACCGGCACGAACGCCAAGATCCCCGGCGTCACCGTCGGCGGCAAGACCGGTACCGCCCAGCACGGCGTGGCGAACAGCGCGAACCCCTACGCGTGGTTCCTCTCCTACGCCAAGCTGGCCGACGGCAGCTCGCCGGTCGCCGTCGCCGTCGTCATCGAGGACGAGCACGCCAACCGCGACGACATCTCCGGCGGCGGCCTCGCCGCCCCGATTGCGAAGAACGTCATGAAGGCGGTCCTCGACACGAAGAAGTGACCCCCGTCACGTCCCCTTCACATCGGCGCACGTTGCGATACCGGTCTCGTATCGGGTTACGGGCTTGGCCAGGTCACACAGAACGAGCCGGGTACGGTAGGCCCGGACGGGAGCCTCAGGCCGCGCGCAGACGCCGTGGCCGGGACCGACGGAGAGGGCTGGTAGGTAACCATGGAAGAGCCGCGTCGCCTCGGCGGCCGGTACGAGCTGGGCCAGGTGCTCGGCCGTGGTGGCATGGCGGAGGTCTACCTCGCGCACGACACCCGGCTCGGCCGCACCGTGGCGGTGAAGACGCTGCGCGCGGACCTCGCGCGTGACCCGTCCTTCCAGGCCCGGTTCCGCCGGGAGGCCCAGTCGGCCGCCTCGCTCAACCATCCCGCGATCGTCGCGGTCTACGACACGGGCGAGGACTACATCGACGGGGTCTCGATCCCGTACATCGTGATGGAGTACGTCGACGGCTCCACGCTCCGTGAGCTTCTTCACAGCGGCCGCAAGCTGCTGCCGGAGCGGACGCTGGAGATGACCATCGGCATCCTCCAGGCCCTGGAGTACTCGCACCGGGCCGGCATCGTCCACCGCGACATCAAGCCGGCCAACGTCATGCTGACCCGCAACGGCCAGGTCAAGGTCATGGACTTCGGCATCGCCCGCGCGATGGGCGACTCCGGCATGACCATGACCCAGACCGCGGCCGTCATCGGCACGGCCCAGTACCTCTCGCCCGAGCAGGCCAAGGGCGAGCAGGTCGACGCCCGCTCGGACCTGTATTCGACGGGTTGCCTCCTCTACGAGCTGCTGACGGTACGGCCGCCCTTCGTCGGCGACTCCCCGGTGGCCGTGGCCTACCAGCACGTCCGCGAGGAGCCCCAGGCCCCCTCGGTCTTCGACCCCGAGATCACCCCCGAGATGGACGCCATCGTCCTGAAGGCGCTGGTCAAGGACCCGAACTACCGGTACCAGTCGGCCGACGAGATGCGCGCCGACATCGAGGCCTGCCTCGACGGCCAGCCCGTCGCGGCCACCGCCGCCCTCGGCGCGGTCGGCTACGGCGACGACCAGCCGACCACCGCGCTGCGCCAGGAGCCCGGGGCCGCGGGAGCGACGACGATGCTCCCGCCGATGAACCCGGACGACGGCGGCTACGGCTACGACGACCGCCCCGACCGGCGCCGTCAGCAGCCCAAGAAGTCCAACACCTCCACGATCCTGCTGGTGATCGCCGGCATCCTGGTGCTGATCGGCGCGATCCTGATCGGCAAGTGGGCGTTCGGCGCGCACAACGCGGACCAGTCCTTCAAGGCCCCCAACTTCGTCGGCAACAGCTACGCCGATGCCAAGAAGATGGCGACCAACTCCAGCCTCAAACTCGGGGACCCCACGCGTAAGCCCTGTGCGAACCAGCCGAAGGGCAACGTCTGCTCCCAGGACCCGAAGGCGGGCACTGACGTCAAGAAGGGCGACACGATCAGCATCGTGGTGTCCACGGGAGCGCCCAAGGTCGCCGTACCCAGCGTCCTCGGTCAGAACTTCGACGACGCCAAGTCAACTCTCGAAAGCGACAAGTATCAGTTCAACGTCGAGAAGAAGACCAAGATCTCGACCGAGCAGCCCGGAACCGTCCTGGAGCAGAACCCGTCGCTCGGTGCCCAGGTCGAAAAGGGCTCCACGATCACCCTCACGGTCGCCAAGGCCGAGGAGAAGGTGACCGTCCCCGACGACCTCGTCGGCAAGTCCTGCGACGACGCCAAGACCGAACTGCAGGGCCTGGGCCTGACCCCGACCTGCAACGACACACCGACGACCAACCCCGACGACGACGGCAAGGTCCTCTCGACCAACCCGCAGGCGGGCCAGCAGCTCTCCAAGAACACGCCCATCACGCTCAACGTGGGCAAGCTGCAGAACAACCAGGTCCAGGTCCCGAACATCCAGGGCCAGAAGCTCAAGGACGCCCAGCAGCAGCTGGCCCAGGCCGGCCTGCAGGTCGGCAACATCCAGGGCTCGCAGGACCCGAACTCGATCGTCGTCTCGTCCAACCCGCCCCAGGGCAGCACCGTCCAGTCGGGCTCCCGCGTCGACCTCGTCACCTTCGGCCAGGGCGGCAACGGAGGCAACCAGGGCGGCGGCAACAACGGCGGCACGAACATCTTCGGCGGCGCCGGCGGCTGACCGAGCCCCACCACACGGACGTGGGCCCCTGCCGGTTCTCCCGGCAGGGGCCCACGTGCTCCTCGGCTCTGCGGCTAACCCAGTTCCCTCGGGGGCGTTCGCGCGCTGTCCACCTTCTGCACCCGTACCAGCTCGCCCCAGACCACGTAGCGGTAGCGGGAGGTGTAGACCGGGGTGCAGGTCGTCAGGGTGATGTAATGGCCGGCCTTGGTCTTCCCGGACTCCCTGGGGATCTGGGAGAGGACCTTGACGTTGTACTTCGAGGTCTCCGGGAGGATCGCGTAGACCTTGTAGACGTACCAGTCGTCCTTGGTCTCGAAGACGATCGGGTCGCCCTTTTTCACCTTGTCGATGTTGTGGAACTTGGCGCCGTGGCCGTCGCGGTGGGCGGCGAGGCTGAAGTTGCCCTTCTTGCCGGTCATCGGGAGCCGGGCCTTGACGGGGTCCGTGTAGTAGCCGGCCACGCCGTCGTTGAGGACGTCCGTCCCCGTGCCCTTCTCGACCAGCACCTCGCCGTTGTGCATGGACGGCACGTGCAGGAAGCCGATGCCGTCCTTCGTGTCCAGCGCGCCCGGCCCGGTGTCCTTGGCGTGGGCCCAGTGGTCGCGCACCTTGTGGGCCTGGCTGTCCGCCTTGCGGTCCGCTATGACGTTCGTCCACCACAGCGAGTAGACGACGAACAGGGCGAGCAACAGGCCCACCGTGATGAGGATCTCGCCGAAGACGCTCACCGCCATCGCGATCCGGCCGGGGCGCCGGCGGCGCGCGCCCGGCGGCGCGCCGGTCGGGTCCGTGTGCTCTTCTGTGTCGTCGGCGGTCGCTGCCACTTCGTTCCCTGGTCCCTACTCGACGAGCGCGTCCGGCTTGCCCTTGCTGCGCGGGCGTTCCTCGACCATCTTGCCCCAGACGATCAGCCGGTATTTGCTGGTGAACTCCGGTGTGCACGTGGTGAGCGTGATGTAGCGGCCGGGCTTGGTGAAGCCCGACCCGCGCGGGATCGGGTCCAGCACACCGGTGTTGGCCGGCGACGTCACCGGGAGCGTCGACGTCACCTTGTACACGAAGTACTTGTCCTGCGTCTCCACGACGACCGCGTCGCCCGGCTTCAGCCTGTTGATGTACCGGAACGGCTCACCGTGCGTGTTCCGGTGCGCCGCCAGCGCGAAGTTCCCCGTCTTCGCGTCCGGCATCGCCGTCTTCAGCGGGGCCTCGCCGTAGTGCCCGACCATCCCCTTGTCGAGCACGTTCGTCTTGCTGACGCCCTCGGCGATCGGCGCCACCACGTCCAGCTTCGGGATGTGCAGGATCGCGAAACCCTGCCCCGGCTCGAACACGCCGGGGCTGCGCTTGCCGCTCTCCCAGTCGTGCTGCAGGCTGCTCGTCTCCCGCCCGGCCTGCGCGTGCGCCCGCACGTTCGTCCACCACAACTGGTAGGTGACGAACAGCAGCATCAGCAGACCGGTGGTGATGAACATCTCGCCGATCGCCCGGCTCGCCAGCACCGCCGGACTCGGCTTGCGCAGCCGCGCCTGCCGCCGGGCCTCGACCCGGGACAGTGGCCGCTCCGGCTCGGCCGACGCCCCCGGCTCACCGGCGCGCCCCGGGCCGGCCGTACCCGCCGTACCGCCATGACGCCCGCCACGCCGCCTGGCGGCCTTTCTGCGGGCCGCGCGGCCGCCCCCCGGAGGTCCAGGGGCCGATGTGACCGAGGAGGCCGCAGAGGCGAACGTGGGCCCGCCCGAAGTGGCCAGTGGATCCCCGGCCCCCGGCACCCGCAGCGCCATCGTCTCGTCGTCCAGCGGCGCCCGGTACGCCTGCTCGGCGCCGGAAGAGGGACCCGCGCCCCCGTCGAATGCCGCCCCGTGCTCCGTCGCGCCCCAGTCCCCCAGCGCACCGGAAGCCCCGTACGACGCACCGCCGTACGAGGCTTCGGTCTCGCGCTCCGGGCGCAACGCGGTCACGCCGTGGCCCTGCCCACCACCGGGGCAAGCCCCGCAGACCTCGCCACCGCACCCTCGTCGCCGCACTCCACCAGCCAGTTGGCCAGCATCCGGTGCCCGTGCTCCGTCAGCACCGACTCCGGGTGGAACTGCACGCCCTCCACCCGCAGTTCGCGGTGGCGCAGCCCCATGATGATCCCGTCCCGCGTACGGGCCGTGACCTCCAGCTCGGCCGGCACGGTGGCCGGTTCGGCGGCCAGGGAGTGGTAGCGCGTCGCCGTGAAGGGCGACGGCAGCCCCGCGAAGACACCCGCGCCCTCGTGCTCCACCAACGACGTCTTGCCGTGCAGCAGTTCCGGCGCCCGGTCCACCACACCGCCGTACGCCACCTGCATCGACTGCATGCCCAGGCACACACCGAACACCGGCACACCGGTCGCGGCACAGTGCCGGACCATGTCCACGCACACGCCCGCCTGCTCGGGCGTGCCCGGCCCCGGGGACAGCAGCACGCCGTCGAAACCGTCCTGGGCGTGCGCCGTCGACACCTCGTCGTTGCGCAGCACCTCGCACTCGGCACCCAGCTGGTACAGGTACTGCACGAGGTTGAAGACGAAGCTGTCGTAGTTGTCGACGACGAGAATCCGCGCACTCACTGGTTGTCCACCGTCACATCGTTGAAGGGCAGCAGCGGCTCGGCCCACGGGAAGACGTACTGGAAGAGGGCGTAGACCACGGCCAGGACCAGGACGATGGAGATGAGGGCCCTGACCCACGCGTTCCCCGGCAGATGCCGCCAGATCCAGCCGTACATGCCGTCCCTTCCGTCTCGCCACGGCACCGGTAACCCACGCCGTACCGCACCAGACTAACGGCGCAGGGCCTTCGGTTCGCCTGCCTCCACAGGCTGTGTGGAGTCCAGGTGCGCCCATGCGATCAGCCGGTGGCTGTGCCCCCACTCCGGATCGCAGGTGGTCAGCGTCAGATAGCGGCCCGGGCGCGTATACCCGGACTTACGTGGCACAGGGTCGATCACCTCAACGTCGGACGGCACGGTTTTGTAGGGCCCTTTGTCGATCCGATACGTGAACCAGGTCGTCCCGTCCGTCAGTACGACCGCGTCGCCCCGCCGCAGCCGGGGGAAGTCCTTGAACGGATCGCCGTACGTCCGCCGGTGCCCCGCGACCGCGAAATTGCCGACCTGGCCCAGCCGGGCCGTCCCCGCGTAGTGCGCGAGCCCCTTGCGCAGCACGTCCGCGCCCGTGCCCTGAAGCACCGGCTTGTTCCACGTGAAACCGAGCCGCGGGATGTACATGATCGCGAAAGCCCGGCCGTAGTGGTACGACGGCTGCCGCGGCGGACTCGCAGAAGCCCCGCGGCCGGCGGAAGCCTGGGCTCCCGCCGCGGGGCGCAGGGGCCCCTTCGCCCACTGCTGCTGGAGCTGGTCGATCTGGTCGCTCATCGCGCCGTCGGCCCGCACGCCCGTCCAGAACAACACATAGACGACAAAGAGCACCATCACGGCGCCTACCGTGATGCACAGTTCGCTGACGGTCCTGACGATCACGCGCACCGGCGGCCTCCTGCGAGGGCGGCTACTGCGGCTACTTCACGGGCTTCGCGTAGTGCAGATCCACTGTGCCCGAGTAGCCCGGCAGAGTCACCGTGCCGTCGTCGGTCACTTTCCAGCCGAGACCGTAGACGTTCACGTACACCATGTACGTCTGGATCGCCTTGCTCGCCGCGAGAGCCTGCTGGAGCCTGTCCGGATCACCGACCGCGGTGATCTTGTACGGCGGTGAGTACACCCGGCCCTGGAGGATCAGCGTGTTGCCGACGCAGCGCACCGCGCTGGTGGAGATCAGCCGCTGGTCCATGACCTTGATGCCCTGGGCCCCGCCCTGCCACAGGGCGTTCACCACGGCCTGCAGGTCCTGCTGGTGGATCACCAGGTAGTCGGGCTGCGGCTCCGGATAGCCGGGCAGCTTGGCGGTCGCGTTCGGCGGCGCGTCGTTCAGCGTGACGGTGACCGCTCTGCCCGTGAGGTTCTTCGTCCCCGCGCTCTTCTCCAGGCCGGTGAGCCGCTCGTCCTGCGCCTTGGTGCTGCCGTCGTCGCTCTCCGCCAGCGACTCGACCTTCCCGCGCAGCTTCGCGTTGGACTCGTCCAGCCCCTTGTTCTTGAGGCTGCGCTCCTGGATCAGGTCGGACAGCTTCAACAGGGAGGCGTCGGTGCGGATGTCGGTGCCCTTGGCCGTGTCGAAGCTGGTGAAGAAGATGAGACCGGCGAGGGCGAAGACGCCCAGGGTCAGGATCCGCACCGGCCGGACACGCGGCCCACGCGCGGGGCCGGCACCCGTTGATCCCGTCCCGGGGGAGTCGGCAGAATTGCTCAACGTACCCTTATCTCCTTCGGCGCCGCGGAAGCACTACGCTAACGGACGCCCGGGGGAGCAATCAGTGTCCCCTTGTACGCTGCCCCGAGCCCGACCAGTTGTCTGCGCGGCCACGCAGCGCATCGACAGGAGAGACCCTCGTGCCGAAGTCACGTATCCGCAAGAAGGCCGATTACACGCCGCCCCCCGCGAAGCAGGGGCAGGCCATCAAGCTGACCAACCGCGCGTGGGTCGCGCCGGTCATGCTGGCCATGTTCATCATCGGTCTGGCCTGGATCGTGGTCTTCTACGTGACCGACGGCTCGCTCCCGATCGACGCCCTCGACAACTGGAACATCGTGGTCGGCTTCGGCTTCATCGCCGCCGGCTTCGGTGTCTCCACGCAGTGGAAGTAGCCGCGGCCGACCTCTCGGCCGGCCGGGTCGGGGCAGTTCTGCCCACGACTGTCCGCTGAGTTATCCACAGGCCACCGGCGTTGTCCACAAGAGCTGGGGAAAAGAAGAAGATCTGTGGATAACTCATCAGCGGTTGACGCCGGTGTGACTGGCCTACCGCTCCCCGAACACACGATCGCCCCCTACCTCACCTGCGAAAACTCATCCGGGTGAAAGGGGGCACCGTTGTTCCCGCACGGTGTGCACAGGATCGGCCACCGTCTGTGGACAACGGTTCGACATCAGGTGAGCTGAGCGGTCCTCACCAGCGTCAGGACGACCACGACGGCCAGCACGACGGCACAGGCGCCGTACTGGACGAGGGCCCGGTTCCGGCGCGGGGCGTGCACCATCGCGTATCCCGTGACCGCACCGGCGACGAGCCCTCCGACGTGGGCCTGCCAGGCGATGTGCGGCACGCCGAAGGTGATGATCAGGTTGATCACCAGCAGGGCGATGACGGGCCGCAGGTCGTAGTTGAGCCGGCGCATCAGGACGGCGGTGGCGGCGAAGAGCCCGTAGATCGCCCCGGAGGCGCCGAGCGAGGGCTGGTTCGGGGCGGCGAGCAGATAGGTGAGCGCGCTGCCGGCCAGGCCCGAGACGAAGTACAGGGCGAGGTAGCGGGCGCGGCCGAGGGCCGCTTCCAGCGGGC
Coding sequences within it:
- the crgA gene encoding cell division protein CrgA gives rise to the protein MPKSRIRKKADYTPPPAKQGQAIKLTNRAWVAPVMLAMFIIGLAWIVVFYVTDGSLPIDALDNWNIVVGFGFIAAGFGVSTQWK
- a CDS encoding aminodeoxychorismate/anthranilate synthase component II, translating into MSARILVVDNYDSFVFNLVQYLYQLGAECEVLRNDEVSTAHAQDGFDGVLLSPGPGTPEQAGVCVDMVRHCAATGVPVFGVCLGMQSMQVAYGGVVDRAPELLHGKTSLVEHEGAGVFAGLPSPFTATRYHSLAAEPATVPAELEVTARTRDGIIMGLRHRELRVEGVQFHPESVLTEHGHRMLANWLVECGDEGAVARSAGLAPVVGRATA
- a CDS encoding class E sortase; its protein translation is MRVIVRTVSELCITVGAVMVLFVVYVLFWTGVRADGAMSDQIDQLQQQWAKGPLRPAAGAQASAGRGASASPPRQPSYHYGRAFAIMYIPRLGFTWNKPVLQGTGADVLRKGLAHYAGTARLGQVGNFAVAGHRRTYGDPFKDFPRLRRGDAVVLTDGTTWFTYRIDKGPYKTVPSDVEVIDPVPRKSGYTRPGRYLTLTTCDPEWGHSHRLIAWAHLDSTQPVEAGEPKALRR
- a CDS encoding DUF881 domain-containing protein is translated as MSNSADSPGTGSTGAGPARGPRVRPVRILTLGVFALAGLIFFTSFDTAKGTDIRTDASLLKLSDLIQERSLKNKGLDESNAKLRGKVESLAESDDGSTKAQDERLTGLEKSAGTKNLTGRAVTVTLNDAPPNATAKLPGYPEPQPDYLVIHQQDLQAVVNALWQGGAQGIKVMDQRLISTSAVRCVGNTLILQGRVYSPPYKITAVGDPDRLQQALAASKAIQTYMVYVNVYGLGWKVTDDGTVTLPGYSGTVDLHYAKPVK